A single genomic interval of Oncorhynchus mykiss isolate Arlee chromosome 13, USDA_OmykA_1.1, whole genome shotgun sequence harbors:
- the LOC110486080 gene encoding serine/arginine-rich splicing factor 7 isoform X2 has translation MSRHGFGGDAKVYVGNLGTGAGKGELERAFGYYGPLRTVWIARNPPGFAFVEFEDTRDAEDAVRGLDGKLISGSRVRVELSTGMPRRSRYERAPTNRPFDSNDKCYECGERGHYAYDCHRYSRRRRSRSRSHSRSGGRRYSRSRSRDRGRRSRSFSPRRSRSPRRSRALTPKRSRSRSKSRSRSRSLSRAKTSHSTSRSPRRGDSSERDD, from the exons ATGTCAAGACACGGTTTCGGAGGAG ACGCTAAGGTTTACGTCGGTAACCTGGGCACTGGTGCAGGGAAAGGAGAGCTAGAGCGGGCGTTTGGGTATTACGGACCCTTGAGAACAGTGTGGATTGCTAGGAACCCCCCAGGGTTTGCCTTTGTGGAGTTTGAAGACACCCGGGATGCAGAAGATGCGGTCCGTGGCCTTGACGGCAA GTTAATTTCTGGATCTCGAGTTCGAGTTGAATTATCTACAGGGATGCCGCGGCGATCTCGGTACGAGCGTGCGCCCACCAACCGGCCCTTTGACTCCAACGACAAGTGCTATGAGTGTGGTGAGCGGGGGCACTATGCCTACGACTGCCACCGCTACAGTCGACGCAGGAGGAGCAG GTCCCGGTCTCACTCCAGGTCCGGTGGGAGGAGGTACTCTCGCTCTCGCAGCCGGGACCGTGGCAGGAG ATCAAGATCCTTCTCTCCACGCCGCTCTCGTTCTCCTAGAAGATCGAGAGCCCTTACCCCCAAGAGATCAAG ATCTCGGTCAAAGTCCAGATCAAGGTCTAGGTCACTTTCTCGTGCAAAGACCAG cCACTCTACCTCGAGGAGTCCTCGTCGAGGTGACAGCTCGGAGAGAGACGACTGA
- the LOC110486080 gene encoding serine/arginine-rich splicing factor 7 isoform X1, with protein sequence MSRHGFGGDAKVYVGNLGTGAGKGELERAFGYYGPLRTVWIARNPPGFAFVEFEDTRDAEDAVRGLDGKLISGSRVRVELSTGMPRRSRYERAPTNRPFDSNDKCYECGERGHYAYDCHRYSRRRRSRSRSHSRSGGRRYSRSRSRDRGRRSRSFSPRRSRSPRRSRALTPKRSRSRSKSRSRSRSLSRAKTRSGSPTRSHSTSRSPRRGDSSERDD encoded by the exons ATGTCAAGACACGGTTTCGGAGGAG ACGCTAAGGTTTACGTCGGTAACCTGGGCACTGGTGCAGGGAAAGGAGAGCTAGAGCGGGCGTTTGGGTATTACGGACCCTTGAGAACAGTGTGGATTGCTAGGAACCCCCCAGGGTTTGCCTTTGTGGAGTTTGAAGACACCCGGGATGCAGAAGATGCGGTCCGTGGCCTTGACGGCAA GTTAATTTCTGGATCTCGAGTTCGAGTTGAATTATCTACAGGGATGCCGCGGCGATCTCGGTACGAGCGTGCGCCCACCAACCGGCCCTTTGACTCCAACGACAAGTGCTATGAGTGTGGTGAGCGGGGGCACTATGCCTACGACTGCCACCGCTACAGTCGACGCAGGAGGAGCAG GTCCCGGTCTCACTCCAGGTCCGGTGGGAGGAGGTACTCTCGCTCTCGCAGCCGGGACCGTGGCAGGAG ATCAAGATCCTTCTCTCCACGCCGCTCTCGTTCTCCTAGAAGATCGAGAGCCCTTACCCCCAAGAGATCAAG ATCTCGGTCAAAGTCCAGATCAAGGTCTAGGTCACTTTCTCGTGCAAAGACCAG GTCTGGTTCCCCCACGAGGAG cCACTCTACCTCGAGGAGTCCTCGTCGAGGTGACAGCTCGGAGAGAGACGACTGA